AAGAGCGCACGCCAATTTGGCCACCCGTTGCTGATGCCCCGCCGTGTAGGGATCGCGCTTCTCCACGGCGGCGCTCAACGATTGAACCGTCTCGTCCAGTATCCGGTTCGTCTTCTCCAGGCTTTCCTTGAGATCCCTTTCCAGCTTCATTTTTTCGGAAATGTCATGGATGACCGCCATGGTGGCAAAAATGTTGTTCTTGTCGTCCAGGACAGGGGCCGTGGAATAGCTGATAACGATCCTTCGGCCGTCTTTTCGCGTCGCGTCCATAGGCAACGATTGGAAAACCTCCTGATTCAAGGTGCGCCTGCGAAGCGACTCATACTCCTCCCGCCTGTCGTCGGCGATAACCCAGACGGGAAGTCCGAGCACCTCCGCCTCGTGCCACCCTGTAATCTCCTCGGCAGCCCGGTTCCATAGCAGGATCCTGCCGTCAAGATCGAAAGCGACCGTTCCGAGGGGGGACGCCTTGACGAGAGCCAGCAGGCTCCGCTGGTTATTGCCGAATACCGCCTTTTTCTTCCGGGACGCACCGGCAGCGCTAGCGTGCTTCATGACCGCTCCTTTCCTGTTGGCCACCCTGCCGGCTTGCCGCAAGGACTCCAACCAACTGGTCGAGCTCCGCCCGGACCAGCCGGTATGTCAGCAAAACCTGCAACTCCTCCAGCTCCGCCTTCTTGAGTGCCGCAACCGCCTCTGCGTGTTTTGCCGTCGATACGGTTCCCGCCTTGAGGCGGTTTTCGCTGAGCCGCGCGTTCTCCCGGGACAACGAAAGCGCCTCCCGGGCGACATCCACCATTTGTTTCGATCGATCCAGCTTCCGGAGCTCCTTGTCGATTTCCATCCCGATCCGCTTGTCGATCCGCGCGAGGTTCGTTGCCGCCTGCGACTGCTGGGCCAAACGCTGCCCCACTTCTCCCTTTCGCTTCCCCCAGTCGAAAATGTTCCAGGACAGCTCGACGCCGAAGATGCCGACGCGATCCGTCAAAAACGGCGCTCCATCCTGGTATGCGTACTTGACATAGGCCGTCACATCCGGGATGTACTCGAACTGCGCCGCCCGCACCGCGTGGCGCGACTTTTCCAGCGTTTCGCCGGCTGCCCGGAGTTCGCCGTTGTTCTTCCGGGCTTCGCTGTACGCCTGGTCCTTTGACGGTTCAGCCAGCTCCGGGAACCCCCCATCGGTCACCTCCAGGAAACCGTCGGC
This genomic window from Thermodesulfobacteriota bacterium contains:
- a CDS encoding HD domain-containing phosphohydrolase, whose protein sequence is MKHASAAGASRKKKAVFGNNQRSLLALVKASPLGTVAFDLDGRILLWNRAAEEITGWHEAEVLGLPVWVIADDRREEYESLRRRTLNQEVFQSLPMDATRKDGRRIVISYSTAPVLDDKNNIFATMAVIHDISEKMKLERDLKESLEKTNRILDETVQSLSAAVEKRDPYTAGHQQRVAKLACALAGELGENVAERMKGIRTAALLHDIGKLYVPAEILTRPGRLSEIEFELVRTHAEVGYEILKDIEFQAQVPTIVRQHHERLDGSGYPACLKGEDILFEARILGVADVVEAMSSHRPYRPGKGMESALGEIRRGRGTSYDPSVVDACETLFRNGFDFS